A window of the Verminephrobacter eiseniae EF01-2 genome harbors these coding sequences:
- a CDS encoding glutathione S-transferase family protein gives MKLFYQTHSPYARKVLVLAHELGIASRLDVIHHETSPTNPNATIYNVNPLGKVPVLVLSNGEALFDSIVICDYLDNLHDGLRLIPLEGAERYQALRLQALAQGLCDVGIKLRWEVERRPEALRYPAYAEGQAYKLDQTYCFIENHIALNGRTTIGHIALATALDWIAFRKLSDFSSQQRLAEWYQTFCERPSMRATEYSGKTHD, from the coding sequence ATGAAACTCTTCTACCAGACCCATTCACCTTATGCCCGCAAGGTACTGGTTCTCGCCCACGAACTTGGAATCGCATCGCGCCTGGATGTGATCCACCACGAGACCAGCCCCACGAACCCGAATGCAACAATCTACAACGTCAACCCATTGGGCAAGGTACCGGTTCTCGTCTTGTCTAACGGGGAGGCATTGTTCGATTCCATTGTGATTTGCGACTACCTCGACAACCTTCATGACGGCCTCAGACTGATTCCACTGGAGGGAGCAGAGCGTTATCAGGCCCTGCGCCTGCAAGCCCTGGCGCAAGGCCTATGCGACGTCGGCATCAAGCTGCGATGGGAAGTGGAACGTCGACCAGAGGCATTGCGCTACCCTGCCTATGCTGAAGGTCAGGCTTACAAACTTGATCAAACCTATTGCTTCATCGAAAACCATATAGCCCTCAATGGTCGCACAACCATAGGACATATTGCCTTGGCGACAGCACTCGACTGGATCGCTTTCCGAAAACTATCGGACTTCTCTTCCCAACAACGCTTGGCCGAGTGGTATCAGACATTTTGTGAGCGCCCATCAATGCGGGCAACTGAGTATTCCGGAAAAACGCACGACTGA
- a CDS encoding FAD/NAD(P)-binding protein: MVTAPLRIGLVGCGSRGLSIFERILSLSEERPGHPVIIDIFDSNLYGSGVHRPDQPDYLLLNTVAGQLGVFPDAAAFGSLADARERPGRDFLTWCRDNNIKVDPKSGLLAHEGRDVEPYDFLPRRLLGAYLADAFSEILATAPEWITVRLHNQRVTALETTESQQFVLKTPSDASAMVDRLILTVGHTGRTQGGGRGCIKDIYPLLGSLDTIKPGEAVLIEGLGLSAMDALATLTSGRGGFYERISDGNHVYHPSGNEPVIFIQSRDGLPFRTRPNGLARFPPHKAVIFTSSCINFLRENATNRQIDFERDILPLMLLEMRAAAVAVMHSGSNPDRQQDVLNHIRAISSHNDSGVATCEALLRHYENLSGSFEPETFIWHILPVNVNPHNYHSWLYDTIEADLRESRIGLAESPVKAAMEVWRDLRDHLREAVDFDGLTEVSHRQFYGKWHKSINRLVAGPQKERHADLLALCDAGLLTFLSPSAYPVIENYRRVAAYVQSSGVVNSDCPPVRDLERLGFIRPKTTGQGIDGIDIDAACHPKSRWGESILNIWVLGPLAEGSCYYNHYVASAGAPSRLFMDAHKAAQSILEVV, translated from the coding sequence ATGGTGACGGCTCCTTTACGCATTGGTCTCGTGGGTTGTGGGTCTCGCGGACTCTCGATTTTCGAACGCATCTTGAGTCTCAGTGAAGAACGCCCCGGCCATCCCGTCATCATCGATATCTTTGATTCCAATTTGTATGGTAGTGGGGTGCATCGGCCTGATCAACCAGACTATCTCCTACTGAATACAGTCGCAGGACAACTCGGCGTGTTCCCTGATGCTGCTGCATTTGGAAGTCTGGCTGATGCACGAGAGAGGCCCGGTCGAGATTTTCTGACGTGGTGTCGCGACAACAACATCAAAGTCGATCCGAAAAGTGGCCTGCTTGCACACGAAGGACGAGACGTTGAACCGTACGACTTCCTACCAAGAAGATTACTCGGCGCTTATCTTGCGGACGCATTTTCAGAAATACTGGCTACAGCACCTGAATGGATAACGGTACGTCTGCACAACCAAAGGGTCACAGCCCTTGAGACAACCGAATCGCAGCAATTTGTTTTGAAAACACCGTCGGATGCTTCTGCTATGGTGGATCGACTGATTTTAACGGTCGGTCATACGGGGCGAACCCAGGGCGGAGGTCGTGGCTGCATCAAGGACATCTACCCCCTACTTGGTAGCCTGGACACCATCAAGCCCGGGGAAGCAGTTTTGATCGAAGGGTTGGGGTTGAGCGCAATGGATGCATTGGCGACCCTCACATCTGGTAGAGGTGGGTTCTACGAACGCATCTCAGATGGAAATCATGTCTATCATCCCTCTGGCAATGAACCGGTCATTTTTATTCAGTCACGCGACGGACTCCCTTTTCGAACCCGTCCGAATGGGCTCGCCCGATTTCCACCTCATAAGGCCGTCATTTTCACGAGTTCCTGCATCAATTTCTTGCGGGAAAATGCAACGAATCGGCAGATCGATTTCGAACGGGACATTCTCCCACTGATGCTACTTGAAATGCGTGCCGCCGCCGTTGCTGTTATGCACTCAGGATCAAATCCAGACCGTCAACAGGATGTTCTGAATCACATCAGAGCAATCAGCAGTCACAACGACTCTGGCGTCGCCACCTGCGAGGCGTTGCTGCGACACTATGAAAATCTTTCTGGCTCATTCGAACCAGAGACATTTATCTGGCATATACTACCAGTCAACGTGAATCCGCATAACTACCATTCTTGGCTCTACGATACCATAGAGGCAGATCTGCGCGAATCCAGGATTGGACTGGCAGAATCTCCAGTCAAAGCTGCGATGGAAGTCTGGCGGGACCTACGAGATCATTTACGTGAAGCTGTCGATTTCGACGGCCTTACTGAAGTTTCACATCGCCAGTTCTATGGAAAATGGCATAAATCGATTAACCGGCTCGTCGCCGGCCCTCAGAAAGAGCGCCATGCAGATCTTCTTGCATTGTGTGATGCCGGACTCTTGACGTTCCTCAGTCCATCGGCTTATCCCGTTATAGAAAATTACCGGCGCGTCGCGGCCTATGTTCAAAGCTCCGGGGTAGTAAACAGCGACTGCCCTCCTGTGCGCGATCTCGAACGTCTCGGCTTCATCCGACCCAAGACCACCGGGCAGGGTATTGACGGTATCGACATTGACGCTGCGTGCCATCCCAAGTCGCGTTGGGGTGAGTCTATACTCAACATTTGGGTACTCGGGCCACTCGCTGAAGGCTCTTGCTACTACAATCACTATGTCGCTTCGGCAGGTGCCCCCTCACGCCTTTTCATGGACGCACACAAGGCGGCCCAATCGATACTTGAAGTGGTTTGA
- the sbnB gene encoding 2,3-diaminopropionate biosynthesis protein SbnB, whose protein sequence is MNMQTLIQEFHVVPGVAVKGILAELRKEAIEVVAQTYLAHERGDTINPDSYFLRFPSEPANRIIALPAAITDTDGDQSVSGLKWVASYPANIRWGIPRASAVLILNDSRTGYPYAILEGALISAQRTAASAVLGARWLNGPQKNIHRLSIVGGGVISRNILETFMIDGWSFESVGVHDLDDASAKALSAFGGQIGLPDVQILSLEEALTADIVVFATSAGTPYVIESGTFRAGQIVLNISLRDISAEIIAESYNYFDDVTHCLKANTSPHLAEQKYGHREFVTGTVAAMIRGDIRPAKDKPLIYSPFGMGILDLAIGRMVYEIAIKDGSAIAIPSFFGEERRW, encoded by the coding sequence ATGAACATGCAAACATTGATTCAAGAATTCCACGTAGTCCCTGGTGTTGCCGTCAAAGGCATTCTTGCCGAACTTCGTAAAGAAGCGATTGAAGTCGTTGCCCAAACTTATCTGGCGCACGAACGCGGTGATACCATCAATCCAGACAGCTATTTCCTGCGTTTCCCATCTGAACCAGCAAACCGAATCATTGCTCTACCAGCGGCAATCACGGATACCGATGGTGATCAGTCTGTATCTGGTCTCAAGTGGGTTGCCAGCTATCCCGCCAACATCCGATGGGGCATTCCCCGTGCATCTGCCGTCCTGATTCTCAACGATTCGCGCACCGGATATCCCTATGCCATCTTGGAAGGAGCGCTTATCAGCGCCCAGCGCACGGCTGCGTCTGCTGTTCTCGGCGCTCGGTGGTTGAATGGACCACAAAAAAACATTCACCGCCTCTCCATTGTGGGTGGCGGTGTCATTTCTCGAAACATACTAGAGACATTCATGATAGACGGTTGGTCGTTCGAGAGTGTAGGGGTCCATGATCTCGACGATGCCTCAGCTAAGGCACTGTCGGCATTCGGTGGGCAAATTGGATTGCCAGACGTACAAATATTATCGCTTGAGGAAGCATTAACTGCCGATATTGTGGTTTTTGCTACCAGTGCAGGCACTCCATACGTTATTGAAAGCGGGACGTTCCGCGCAGGGCAAATTGTTCTCAATATCTCTCTTCGTGATATTTCTGCAGAAATCATCGCAGAAAGCTACAACTATTTCGATGACGTGACGCATTGTCTGAAAGCTAATACCTCACCACATTTGGCTGAGCAGAAATATGGACATCGCGAATTCGTTACCGGTACAGTGGCGGCCATGATTCGCGGCGACATACGACCCGCCAAAGATAAACCGCTGATCTACTCCCCATTTGGTATGGGTATACTTGATCTTGCTATTGGTCGGATGGTATATGAGATAGCAATCAAGGACGGCTCAGCTATCGCCATTCCCTCGTTCTTCGGGGAGGAGCGCAGATGGTGA
- the sbnA gene encoding 2,3-diaminopropionate biosynthesis protein SbnA encodes MFRQLMNEDIYVQIEYLCAARIQLKIEGLNPAGSIKLKTAHSIITDLEFQGLITKRTRLIESSSGNLGVALAMVCAAKGYKFICVIDPNISATNKKLIEALGAEVLMVNQRDENGGFLHSRIRLIKQLVAQDTDCIWLNQYQNPANPLAHYQTTAKSIAHRFSRVDYLFVGAGTTGTLMGCKNYFAEHHPETKIIAVDSVGSVTFDLPGGPRHIPGLGTSRKPEIFDPSGIYAFLSVPEECTIRACRWLVQRYGLLFGGSTGTVLAGVQEWAAHIRPDDVVVAISPDMGERYLETIYSDDWVLQRFDTTALQPLIPTIPLSL; translated from the coding sequence ATGTTCAGACAACTCATGAATGAAGATATTTACGTGCAAATTGAATATCTCTGCGCAGCAAGAATTCAACTCAAAATCGAGGGATTAAATCCTGCAGGATCCATAAAACTCAAAACGGCACACTCCATCATCACGGACCTTGAATTTCAAGGGCTTATCACGAAAAGAACTCGCTTGATTGAATCATCATCCGGAAATCTTGGCGTCGCCCTTGCAATGGTGTGTGCCGCAAAAGGTTACAAATTTATCTGTGTGATCGATCCGAACATATCAGCTACGAACAAAAAGCTCATTGAAGCGCTCGGTGCGGAGGTGCTGATGGTCAATCAACGTGACGAAAATGGTGGATTTCTGCATTCGCGCATTCGCTTGATCAAGCAACTCGTTGCTCAGGATACTGATTGCATATGGCTCAATCAGTATCAGAATCCAGCCAATCCACTTGCCCACTATCAAACAACAGCCAAGTCCATTGCTCACAGATTCTCCCGTGTCGACTATCTGTTTGTCGGAGCAGGAACAACTGGCACGTTGATGGGATGCAAGAATTATTTTGCCGAACATCATCCAGAAACGAAGATTATAGCTGTCGATAGCGTCGGATCGGTCACGTTCGATTTGCCAGGTGGTCCTCGTCATATTCCAGGACTGGGCACAAGCCGCAAACCTGAAATCTTCGATCCATCCGGCATTTACGCTTTTTTATCCGTACCGGAGGAGTGCACGATCAGGGCATGCCGCTGGTTAGTTCAACGGTATGGTCTTCTTTTCGGAGGTTCTACCGGAACAGTCCTCGCTGGTGTGCAGGAATGGGCTGCCCATATTCGCCCCGATGATGTCGTTGTAGCAATCTCACCAGACATGGGTGAGCGATACCTCGAAACGATTTACTCTGATGATTGGGTCTTACAACGCTTCGATACAACCGCGTTGCAACCCCTCATTCCAACAATCCCTCTTTCATTATAG
- a CDS encoding DUF6444 domain-containing protein: protein MSKPCATPACKPSWSAKPSCAQPTRAWRWPGCLPEFVRQSAMLRLLRQLRVNANRNCSAAPSPQATTRDLMQQLSDLSAFSHPQRDELVLPLWSTVWTHTVQVEVQQIPINELQARCHLNSQNSSKLPSSDGPNKPKSFCKARLDRSAGARATRAVSWRQVVKPGVVITHAPPEHCAVCQSRLGETRLVESGTS, encoded by the coding sequence ATGTCAAAACCCTGCGCGACGCCGGCGTGCAAGCCTTCCTGGTCGGCGAAGCCTTCATGCGCGCAGCCGACCCGGGCCTGGCGCTGGCCCGGTTGTTTGCCTGAGTTTGTCCGACAGTCCGCGATGCTGCGATTGCTTCGACAGTTACGTGTCAATGCCAATCGCAACTGCTCGGCCGCACCATCGCCGCAAGCTACGACCCGTGACTTGATGCAACAGCTATCCGACCTCAGCGCGTTCAGCCATCCCCAGCGGGATGAACTGGTTCTGCCGCTATGGTCGACGGTGTGGACGCACACTGTTCAAGTGGAGGTTCAACAAATTCCAATCAACGAATTGCAAGCGAGGTGCCATCTGAACAGCCAGAACTCCAGCAAACTGCCCTCCAGCGATGGGCCCAACAAGCCCAAGTCATTTTGCAAAGCCAGGCTAGACCGATCGGCGGGCGCAAGGGCCACAAGGGCAGTATCTTGGCGCCAAGTGGTCAAGCCCGGCGTAGTCATCACCCATGCGCCACCCGAGCATTGCGCCGTCTGCCAGAGCAGACTGGGCGAGACGCGCTTGGTCGAGTCTGGCACTTCATGA
- the trpC gene encoding indole-3-glycerol phosphate synthase TrpC, whose product MNDILDQIMAAKRAEVAAAQKRVPLAAVRADAESRVLTRDFEGALRAKISQGQAAVIAEIKKASPSKGLLRADFIAADIAQSYAEGDAGVSAACLSVLTDQAFFQGSIDYLKQARASCQLPVLRKDFLLDPYQVYEARAMGADAILLIAACLDDAQLADFEAIARSLDMAVLLEVHDRPELERALARCKTPLVGINNRNLRSFEVSLSTTLDMLADMPPERLPVTESGILTPQDVKTLRDAGVQAFLVGEAFMRAADPGLALARLFA is encoded by the coding sequence ATGAACGACATCCTCGACCAGATCATGGCCGCCAAACGCGCCGAAGTGGCTGCGGCCCAAAAGCGCGTGCCCCTGGCCGCGGTGCGTGCCGACGCCGAAAGCCGCGTGCTCACCCGCGACTTTGAAGGCGCGCTGCGCGCCAAAATCAGCCAAGGCCAGGCGGCGGTGATTGCCGAAATCAAGAAGGCCAGCCCCAGCAAGGGCCTGCTGCGCGCCGACTTCATTGCCGCCGACATCGCGCAAAGCTATGCCGAAGGCGACGCCGGCGTGAGCGCGGCCTGCCTGTCGGTGCTGACCGACCAGGCGTTCTTCCAGGGCAGCATCGACTACCTCAAACAGGCCCGCGCCAGTTGCCAACTGCCGGTGCTGCGCAAGGACTTCCTGCTCGATCCCTATCAGGTCTACGAAGCCCGCGCGATGGGTGCAGACGCCATCTTGCTGATCGCCGCCTGCCTGGACGACGCGCAACTGGCCGACTTCGAGGCCATCGCCCGCAGCCTGGACATGGCGGTGCTGCTGGAAGTGCACGACCGCCCCGAACTCGAGCGCGCGCTGGCCCGCTGCAAAACCCCGCTGGTGGGCATCAACAACCGCAACCTGCGCAGCTTCGAGGTCAGCCTGTCAACCACGCTGGACATGCTCGCTGACATGCCGCCAGAGCGCCTGCCGGTCACCGAATCCGGCATCCTGACGCCGCAGGATGTCAAAACCCTGCGCGACGCCGGCGTGCAAGCCTTCCTGGTCGGCGAAGCCTTCATGCGCGCAGCCGACCCGGGCCTGGCGCTGGCCCGGTTGTTTGCCTGA
- the trpD gene encoding anthranilate phosphoribosyltransferase, which produces MPITAQQALQRTIEHREIFHDEMLHLMRMIMNGELSPAMTAAIITGLRVKKETIGEITAAAQVMREFSTKVQVPDRKHLVDIVGTGGDGASTFNISTCAMFVAAAAGAKVSKHGGRSVSSKSGSADVMEALGIHIHLAPEAIARCIAEVGIGFMFAPNHHPAMKNVAPVRKELGVRTIFNILGPLTNPAEAPHVLVGVFHPDLVGIQVRALQRLGAEHVLVVYGRDGMDEASLGAATLVGELKNGQISEYDIHPEDFGLAMTSNRALKVDTPEQSRDMLLGVLRGQPGAAHDTVCLNAGVALYAANVAESIAAGLALARAAIASGAALAKLEQLVARTHALA; this is translated from the coding sequence ATGCCCATCACCGCCCAGCAAGCGCTGCAGCGCACCATCGAACACCGCGAAATCTTCCACGACGAAATGCTGCACCTGATGCGCATGATCATGAACGGCGAACTCTCGCCGGCCATGACCGCTGCCATCATCACCGGCCTGCGCGTGAAGAAGGAAACCATCGGCGAGATCACGGCCGCCGCGCAGGTGATGCGCGAGTTCTCGACCAAGGTCCAAGTGCCCGATCGCAAGCATCTGGTGGACATCGTCGGCACCGGCGGCGACGGCGCCAGCACCTTCAACATCTCCACCTGCGCGATGTTCGTGGCAGCGGCTGCCGGCGCCAAGGTCAGCAAGCACGGCGGCCGCAGCGTTTCGAGCAAGAGCGGCAGCGCCGACGTGATGGAGGCCCTGGGCATCCACATCCACCTTGCGCCCGAGGCCATTGCCCGGTGCATTGCCGAGGTCGGCATCGGCTTCATGTTCGCGCCCAACCACCACCCGGCAATGAAGAACGTGGCGCCGGTGCGCAAGGAACTGGGCGTGCGCACCATCTTCAACATCCTGGGGCCGCTGACCAACCCGGCAGAGGCCCCCCATGTCCTGGTGGGCGTGTTCCACCCCGACCTGGTCGGCATACAGGTGCGCGCGCTGCAACGCCTGGGCGCCGAGCATGTGCTGGTCGTCTACGGCCGTGACGGCATGGACGAAGCCAGTCTGGGCGCAGCCACGCTGGTGGGCGAACTCAAGAACGGCCAGATCAGCGAATACGACATCCACCCCGAGGACTTCGGGCTGGCCATGACCAGCAACCGGGCGCTCAAGGTCGACACGCCCGAGCAGTCGCGCGACATGCTGCTCGGCGTGCTGCGGGGCCAGCCCGGGGCCGCACATGACACCGTCTGCCTGAACGCCGGCGTGGCGCTGTACGCGGCCAATGTGGCCGAATCGATCGCGGCGGGCCTGGCGCTGGCGCGCGCTGCGATTGCCTCGGGCGCGGCGCTGGCCAAGCTCGAACAGTTGGTCGCGCGCACACATGCGCTGGCCTGA
- a CDS encoding aminodeoxychorismate/anthranilate synthase component II → MRLLMIDNYDSFTYIIVQYLGELGADVEVFRNDAITLEGIAARAPERLVISPGPGSPAEAGISVPAIGHFAGKLPILGVCLGHQSIGAAFGGTIVRARQLMHGKTSVIDTTQKGLFAGLPRQFTVNRYHSLAIERASCPEMLEVTAWAEDGEIMGVRHKTLPIEGVQFHPESILTEHGHALLKNFLEQRR, encoded by the coding sequence ATGAGACTCTTGATGATCGACAACTACGACAGCTTCACCTACATCATCGTCCAGTACCTGGGCGAACTCGGTGCCGATGTCGAGGTGTTTCGCAACGACGCGATCACGCTGGAGGGCATTGCGGCCCGAGCGCCCGAGCGCCTGGTGATCTCGCCCGGCCCCGGCTCACCGGCCGAGGCCGGCATTTCGGTGCCTGCGATCGGGCATTTTGCCGGCAAGCTGCCGATTCTGGGCGTGTGCCTGGGCCACCAGAGCATAGGCGCCGCGTTCGGCGGCACCATCGTGCGGGCCCGGCAGTTGATGCACGGCAAAACCAGCGTCATCGACACCACGCAAAAGGGCCTGTTCGCCGGCCTGCCCCGGCAGTTCACGGTCAACCGCTACCACTCGCTGGCCATCGAGCGCGCCAGTTGCCCGGAGATGCTCGAAGTCACGGCCTGGGCCGAAGACGGCGAGATCATGGGCGTGCGCCACAAGACGCTGCCGATCGAGGGCGTGCAGTTCCACCCCGAAAGCATCCTGACCGAGCATGGCCACGCGCTGCTGAAGAACTTCCTGGAGCAGCGCAGATGA
- the trpE gene encoding anthranilate synthase component I, which translates to MITELEFNSLANAGYNRIPLMLQAFADLETPLSLYLKLAHSQDGGRHSFLLESVVGGERFGRYSFIGLPARTLLRASGFGADAKTEVVTDGQVVESAAGNPLDFIAAYQQRFKVALRPGMPRFCGGLAGYFGYDAVRYIEKKLQASCPPDTLGCPDILLLQCEELAVIDNLSGKLYLIVYADPAQPDAHARGRKRLRELKEQLRHSVTAPVLQASASHPVQRDFAKADYLAAVERAKELIAAGDFMQVQLGQRIHKRYSASPLSLYRALRSLNPSPYMYFYDFGDFHVVGASPEILVRQERTEAGTKVTIRPLAGTRPRGATPEKDQAIEAELINDPKERAEHVMLIDLARNDIGRIAKIGSVKVTEAFAVERYSHVMHIVSNVEGLLSEGMTNIDVLRATFPAGTLTGAPKVHAMELIDRLEPTKRGLYGGACGYLSYAGDMDVAIAIRTGIIKDGTLHVQAAAGVVADSVPELEWKETEHKARALLRAAELVEEGLE; encoded by the coding sequence GTGATCACGGAACTCGAATTCAACAGCCTGGCCAACGCCGGCTACAACCGCATTCCGCTGATGCTGCAAGCCTTTGCGGACCTGGAAACCCCGCTCTCGCTCTACCTGAAGCTGGCGCACAGCCAGGACGGTGGCCGGCACAGCTTCCTGCTCGAATCGGTGGTCGGCGGGGAACGCTTCGGGCGCTACAGCTTCATCGGCCTGCCGGCACGCACCCTGCTGCGCGCCAGCGGCTTCGGGGCCGACGCCAAGACCGAAGTCGTCACCGATGGCCAGGTGGTCGAATCTGCGGCCGGCAATCCGCTCGATTTCATCGCCGCCTACCAGCAGCGCTTCAAGGTGGCGCTGCGGCCCGGCATGCCGCGTTTTTGCGGTGGTCTGGCGGGCTACTTCGGTTACGACGCGGTGCGCTACATCGAGAAAAAGTTGCAGGCCAGTTGCCCGCCGGACACGCTCGGCTGCCCCGACATCCTGCTGCTGCAATGCGAGGAGTTGGCCGTCATCGACAACCTCTCGGGCAAGCTGTACCTGATCGTCTATGCCGACCCGGCCCAGCCCGACGCCCATGCCCGGGGGCGCAAGCGGCTGCGCGAGCTCAAGGAGCAACTGCGGCATTCGGTGACGGCCCCGGTGCTGCAGGCCAGCGCCAGCCACCCGGTGCAGCGCGACTTTGCCAAGGCCGACTACCTGGCCGCCGTGGAGCGCGCCAAGGAGTTGATCGCCGCCGGCGACTTCATGCAGGTGCAACTGGGCCAGCGCATCCACAAGCGCTACAGCGCCAGCCCGCTGTCGCTGTACCGCGCGCTGCGCTCGCTCAACCCCTCGCCGTACATGTACTTCTATGACTTTGGCGACTTCCATGTGGTGGGCGCCAGCCCCGAAATCCTGGTGCGCCAGGAAAGGACCGAAGCCGGCACCAAGGTCACCATCCGTCCGCTGGCCGGCACCCGGCCTCGCGGCGCCACGCCCGAGAAGGACCAGGCCATCGAGGCCGAGCTGATCAACGACCCCAAGGAACGCGCCGAGCATGTGATGCTGATCGACCTGGCGCGCAACGACATCGGCCGCATCGCCAAGATCGGCAGCGTGAAGGTGACCGAGGCCTTCGCGGTCGAGCGCTACAGCCATGTGATGCACATCGTGAGCAATGTCGAAGGACTGCTGAGCGAGGGCATGACCAACATCGACGTGCTCCGGGCCACCTTCCCGGCCGGCACGCTCACCGGCGCGCCCAAGGTGCATGCGATGGAATTGATAGACCGGCTCGAACCGACCAAGCGCGGCCTGTACGGCGGCGCCTGCGGCTACCTGAGCTACGCCGGCGACATGGATGTGGCGATTGCGATCCGCACCGGCATCATCAAGGACGGCACGCTGCATGTGCAGGCGGCGGCAGGGGTGGTGGCCGATTCGGTGCCCGAACTGGAATGGAAGGAAACCGAGCACAAGGCCCGCGCGCTGCTGCGCGCCGCAGAACTCGTCGAGGAGGGACTGGAATGA
- the htpX gene encoding protease HtpX — protein MKRILLFVLTNLAVVLVLGVVASLLGVNHYLTGNGLNLGALLGFALVMGFGGAFISLLISKPMAKWSAGVRVIDGSGSPDERWIVETVRKLASQAGIGMPEVGIFDGAPNAFATGAFKNSALVAVSTGLLQGMTREEVEAVIGHEVAHIANGDMVTMTLIQGVMNTFVVFLSRVIGYAVDSALRKNNDSQTGPGMGYYVTTIVLDIALGFVAAIIVAWFSRQREFRADAGAARLMGRRQPMIAALARLGGMQPAQLPKSMAALGIAGGIGQWFSTHPPLEARIAALQNAHQD, from the coding sequence ATGAAACGAATCTTGTTGTTTGTACTGACCAACCTGGCCGTCGTCCTCGTGCTGGGGGTGGTGGCCAGCCTGCTGGGCGTCAACCACTACCTCACGGGCAACGGTCTGAATCTGGGCGCGCTGCTGGGCTTTGCGCTGGTGATGGGCTTTGGCGGCGCGTTCATCTCGCTGCTGATCAGCAAGCCCATGGCCAAGTGGAGCGCGGGCGTGCGCGTGATCGACGGTTCGGGCTCGCCCGACGAGCGCTGGATCGTCGAGACCGTGCGCAAGCTGGCAAGCCAGGCCGGCATCGGCATGCCCGAAGTCGGCATCTTCGACGGCGCCCCGAATGCCTTTGCCACCGGCGCGTTCAAAAACTCGGCGCTGGTGGCGGTGTCCACCGGCCTGCTGCAGGGCATGACGCGCGAGGAAGTCGAGGCCGTGATCGGCCACGAGGTGGCCCACATTGCCAACGGCGACATGGTCACGATGACGCTGATCCAGGGCGTGATGAACACCTTCGTGGTGTTCCTGTCGCGCGTCATCGGCTATGCGGTCGACAGCGCGCTGCGCAAGAACAACGACAGCCAAACCGGCCCGGGCATGGGCTACTACGTGACCACCATCGTGCTGGACATCGCGCTGGGCTTTGTCGCGGCCATCATCGTGGCCTGGTTCAGCCGCCAGCGCGAGTTTCGCGCCGACGCCGGCGCCGCCCGGTTGATGGGCCGGCGCCAACCGATGATCGCCGCGCTGGCGCGCCTGGGCGGCATGCAGCCGGCGCAGTTGCCCAAGAGCATGGCCGCGCTGGGCATTGCCGGCGGCATCGGTCAGTGGTTCAGCACCCATCCGCCGTTGGAGGCCCGCATCGCGGCGCTGCAAAACGCGCACCAAGACTGA